The Nitrospirota bacterium DNA segment CAGAGCATGGCGCGTCTTCGTGGCGGTGAACGGTATCAGCCGTACTATCAGTCGTTGCTCGGGGTCTTGATCTTGGCCCTGTTTATTTGGCTGACGCCGCATACCGTCATGATGTCGGGTAGTGAAGTGAAGGCGATGGGCGGTTCGTCGCATCCCGTGGTCGGCAACTATGGCGTGATGTCGGCGAAGAACGGCGCAGTCAATATCTTGATTCTCGTGACTACGCTGAGCTTCATCTACTATCGGCGCGCAAACCGAACGATGGTTGTCTCCTGGGTGAAAAAAGGAAACTTTCTGATCGGCGCGCTGTTTCTGGTGGGTGCGCTCAATATTATCTGTCTCTCGGTCTATGGCTTCTATCTGCCGGCGAAGCTTCGCGTCGGGTTGTCGTCGCCACAGGCGATGACGACGTTCACGGTTCTGGTGGGTGCGCTGGTGATCAATCGCATGATGCTCAAGGGGGCACTCGTTCAGGGGCCGGTCCAATGGGGGAAGATCTCAGTCAGAGGCATGGTGGGCCTATTCGGACTGGCGGCGGCCTTTTCATGGGTTATGGGTCTCATGGGTTATATTCGTTCGTCCGGGCGGTTGGCCTGGCATGTGAGTGAGGTGATGGCTGATGTTTCTCCCTGGGCCTTTACGCCGGATTTGGCGTTTGCGGCGAAGATGGTGACGCTCAACATGGTGGTATTCTGGGGGGCGGTGTTCGCGCTCTTCTGGATGTGTCAGCGTGATCAGTTGCCGGTGATGGGTGAAGACTTGGCCGAAGGAGATGCGACGGTTTTGGCGCAGTCGTCGTCGCAAGAGGCATGAACAGCGAAAGGGTTGAGCGTATGAAGCGAGCGGGACTTATCCGGAGGTATCTCGTCGTCGGGTTGGTAGTGTGTGGAAGCTTCGTGATGCAGGGTGCAGTCTCGGCCCAAAACCCATCTTTGGTTCTCGAAGATTTTCAGGCAAAAGACGCGGATGGGTTTCCCTTGAATTGGGATCATGAAAACCAACGAAGCCAGTCCAAGGGCCGGGATGCCTATAAAATTCAGACCGAGAACGGTGTGAGCTTTCTGGCGGCGAAGGATGCAGGACAGAGGATCAAGAAGAAGAAGATTGATTGGGACCCGAAGGCGTTTCCGGTCCTGACCTGGCGCTGGCGCCTGCACAAATCCGCGACAGCGGGAACTGAACCGATTGCGGCGATCTACGCCTCCCTGGATACGGATCTCCTATTCATTCCTGTGTTCACGAAGTATATCTGGAGTGCCTCGAAGCCTGAGGGGACGGTGACTGAAGGGGGCATGTTCAGTGGTTCGGAGATCGTGGTGCAAAGCGGCACCAAGGACGTCGGTCAGTGGTTTGAGGAGCGCGTGAACGTCTATGAAGACTTCAAGCGGATTCACCAGCATGAGCCGGCGGCGAAAGCCTGGGGTATTTCGATCATTGCCGGGCCTGGGGTGGAAATCGACTTTGGATCGATGGTTGCGAGCGCTGGCCGCTAAAGAAATGAGCTGTCATTAGCATGACCGAGTCTGGTCCGGAACAAGTCGCCCCCCGCGCGATGCTCGATATCCTGTTTGGCGTGGCCGTCATGGGAACAGTCGGAACGCTCATCGGGGTCATTATGGGCGGCAGTATATTGCCGCTTGCGAGTGGGGCGGGGCTGGTACTCGGCGGTGTCATTGGGTTTATGGGGGGGCGGCGCTTCCTGGTGAGTATCTTGGTGGGAACAGTACTGGGCGGGGCGTTGGCCTGGTTTATTGCCGGTCCTGAGAGAATATCGGTCGGTGCCGGGGCCGGTGCTGCGATGGGTGGATTTTTGGGTGTGCAGATCTCGATGCTCTTAGATATGTACGCGGCCAGGAAGGCCGCATCTGAGCCGGCTGATTCCTCCGTGTCACGCACAATTGAAGGAGCCTGAGCCGTCATGGAAGATAGGAAAGTGCTGATCGGCTCGATCGTGTTTGTCTTTGGATCGTTTATCCTGATGGTTGGCCTGTTGGTCTACGAGTCTTACAAGGCGAAGCAGATGAAAGCGCTGGCCTTGTCGATCACGGCGGAGACTCGTCTTGTGCCGAGCAATGTCGCCTCGCTGGATTACTCGATGTATAAAACAAAGATGGGCGATGAGGGCCGCGAGATGGTGCAGGTCCCCGAAGGTCCGTTCATCATGGGCAGTAAAGATGGCGATCCCGACGAAGTGCCGGAGCGGCAAGTGTTTCTCAAGGCGTTTTTTCTGGATAAGAGAGAAGTGTCGCAAGAGGAATATGCCCGATTCGCCAAAATGACGAAGCGACCGTTACCGAAAATCGAAGTGTTTGAAGACGATCAATCCAAGCTGCTGAAGCCGGAGTTTGCCGCGATGAGTATGTCGTGGGACGAGGCGGGGGCCTATTGTAAATGGGCAGGGAAGCGCCTGCCTACGGAAGCGGAATGGGAAAAGGCCGGTCGTGGCGAGGGAAAACGGAAGTACGCGTGGGGCGATATCTTCGTCACGGGGCATGCGAATGCCAATGTGGATGGGAGTGAAGATGGTTATCGGTATCTCGCACCTCCCGGGTCGTTCGAATCGGGGAGAAGCCCCTATGGAATCTATGACATGACGGGGAACGTCGCGGAGTGGGTTGCAGATTCGTACGATGAGCATTACTACCAGAAAGCGCCCTACCGTGATCCGAAGGGGCCGGACGATGTCGATTTGAAGGTGGTGCGTGGAGGGTCGTGGCGAGAGACTGAGCATAACGCCCGGCTCTCCAAGCGATTTGCGGCGAAGCATTGGCGGACGGATATTACGATCGGGTTTCGCTGTGCCAGCGATATGGAGGTTGGCGATAGCCCTGCGGCGTCATAACAGACATGCTCGAAACCAAATTTAAGATTGTGTTCTTGCTTGCCGTTCTCGCGTTTGCGGCACTTCCCATTATGGGAATTATTCGTGGCACGACGCTCACCCCGTTCGAATCAGCTTCCCCTGATTCCACCGATTCGTCCTCACCGGAGCCACTGGATCCCTCCCAGGTTTCTCGTGAAGAGCCGATTCGAGAAGAGATGGTCTTGATTCCGGCAGGGCCCTTCATTCGGGGGACCGATCACGGCGGCTTCGATGAACGGCCGCAGCGTACGTTGGTGCTCGATGCGTTTTCGATCGATCGATACGAAGTCACGAACTTTCAATACCAGCAATTCGTCGATGCCACCGGCCACCGTAAGTCTGGTCCTCCTTCCCGCTACGCCAAGAACATGAGCCGGATGCGCGGTATTAATCAGCCCGTGGTGTACGTGTCATGGGACGATGCGGAGACATTTTGCCATTGGAAGGGAAAGCGACTTCCCACTGAGGCGGAGTGGGAGAAGGCGATGAGAGGAACGGATGGCCGTCTCTGGCCCTGGGGCGATGTGGAGCAGCCCAATGGAGCGAATTGGGCCAGGGTGCAGGATGGTTACGATGTCGCCGCGCCGGTCGGTGCTGTCCTGACCGACAAGAGTCCGTATGGCGTCATGGATGGGGCGGGAAACGTTATGGAGTGGGTGGGCGACTGGTATGCGGAGGCCTACTTCAGGGAAGCGCCTGAACAAAACCCTCAGAGCCCTGAATATGGCACCTTTCGGGCGCTCCGAGGGGGAGGATACGCGACTACAGGGGGTGATATTCGTATCACCAGCCGGAGCAAAATGGTTCAGGACTTTCGGGATGAAACTATTGGATTTCGCTGTGCGGTTTCAGGTGCGAAATGAGAGTGGAACCGGAGCCTGAAACCAAGAGAAATCTACAACAAATCAAAGTGGTAGAGAATGAGGAACACGGCCAAAATTATATTGACAACCATGCCGGCCAAAACTATAATGTCGAACACTTTTGAGTTTGCAATCATCGATTTTCCCCTGATATTTCGTGTGCGGCAAAGAATTTTGAATAACATATGAATATCTGTGTGTCAAGAAATTCGCTGAACTGATCTAGGCGCGTATTATTTCCATCAGGAGAAGGAGACACGATGGCAACAGTAGTAGCAGATAGCGAGTTTAAGGTTAAGGTCGGTCGGATGATTTTCTACATTACCTGCGCGGCAGGTTTGTGGTTTTTTTATTGGTTCGCAGGAATTCAGTGCCCCTGCTAAGAAAAGGGCCGCTGTATTTCTGGGATTTTTTCAATGGCTGCAAGTTGTGAGGGAGGGAGTTTTATGGGTCAGACAATCGTTTATACGGTGGTGTCACTCGTTATTTGTGTTGCCTTCTTCACGGCAGTGGATCATTTTTTGATGGATTCGCAAGGGCTGGATTTCTGGTATTTGTTCCGGAACTAGGTCCTGGTCTATTCAGTGATGAGTTGAGTTTGTAGGGAATTGTGATGAGTCTTTTCCGGAATGCATTAAGGAGGTATCCCATGGGTTTAGTGGCTGGGAAGAAGCTGTTCTCAATCATGGCGCTTTGCGCGATGATTGGCCTTCTCCTGCTCCCCATCGCCGTATCGCTTCCAACACTGGCTATGGGCGCTGATGCGCCTGAAGAAGTGAAGAAGGATGGTGAGGCGAAGGTTGAGAAGGGGAGAGACGTCTATTATAAGACCGAGGGTATCGTTGTCGGCGCTCCTGCTCCGAAGACGGTCGATGGTCCTCGGGATTATCCGCGATACAACTTCGAGAGTCGGGTGTTGCTCTGGTTCGCAAATCAGCAGCACCTCTATTACGGAAGTTTTGTGCTCGCGGTTCCGATTTTCTGCATGGTCATCGAGTTCATGGGAGTGGTGACGAAGGATAAGGCGATGGCCAAGCGGTATGACCAGCTCGCCTATGACTTCATTAAGATCAGCCTGACGGCCTATTCGCTGACCGCCATTCTCGGCGGTATCCTGATCTTCACCTTCCTGACTCTCTATCCAGCATTCTTCGGTTACTTATCCAGTATCTTCCGTCCGGTCATGCATATTTATGCATTGATGTTCGTGGCGGAGAGCGGAACCCTCTACATCTATTATTACGGTTGGGACAAGATGCGGGAAGGGTTCCTTAAGTGGATTCACTTGAGCATGTCCGTCATTTTGAACGTGATCGGAACGTTGCTCATGTTCCTGGCGAATTCATGGATTGCGTTCATGATGTCGCCTGCCGGTGTCGATGAGCAGGGGCGCTACCTGGGGAACATCTGGCACGTCATTCATACCGCGCTCTGGAATCCGCTCAATGTGCATCGTATTTTGGGTAACATGGCGTTCGGTGGCGGTGTCGTAGCGGCTTACGCCGCGTACAAGTTCTTGGCCTCCAAGACCGATGAAGATCGTGCGCATTAT contains these protein-coding regions:
- a CDS encoding DUF3047 domain-containing protein; translation: MKRAGLIRRYLVVGLVVCGSFVMQGAVSAQNPSLVLEDFQAKDADGFPLNWDHENQRSQSKGRDAYKIQTENGVSFLAAKDAGQRIKKKKIDWDPKAFPVLTWRWRLHKSATAGTEPIAAIYASLDTDLLFIPVFTKYIWSASKPEGTVTEGGMFSGSEIVVQSGTKDVGQWFEERVNVYEDFKRIHQHEPAAKAWGISIIAGPGVEIDFGSMVASAGR
- a CDS encoding SUMF1/EgtB/PvdO family nonheme iron enzyme, coding for MLETKFKIVFLLAVLAFAALPIMGIIRGTTLTPFESASPDSTDSSSPEPLDPSQVSREEPIREEMVLIPAGPFIRGTDHGGFDERPQRTLVLDAFSIDRYEVTNFQYQQFVDATGHRKSGPPSRYAKNMSRMRGINQPVVYVSWDDAETFCHWKGKRLPTEAEWEKAMRGTDGRLWPWGDVEQPNGANWARVQDGYDVAAPVGAVLTDKSPYGVMDGAGNVMEWVGDWYAEAYFREAPEQNPQSPEYGTFRALRGGGYATTGGDIRITSRSKMVQDFRDETIGFRCAVSGAK
- a CDS encoding SUMF1/EgtB/PvdO family nonheme iron enzyme; translated protein: MEDRKVLIGSIVFVFGSFILMVGLLVYESYKAKQMKALALSITAETRLVPSNVASLDYSMYKTKMGDEGREMVQVPEGPFIMGSKDGDPDEVPERQVFLKAFFLDKREVSQEEYARFAKMTKRPLPKIEVFEDDQSKLLKPEFAAMSMSWDEAGAYCKWAGKRLPTEAEWEKAGRGEGKRKYAWGDIFVTGHANANVDGSEDGYRYLAPPGSFESGRSPYGIYDMTGNVAEWVADSYDEHYYQKAPYRDPKGPDDVDLKVVRGGSWRETEHNARLSKRFAAKHWRTDITIGFRCASDMEVGDSPAAS